One stretch of Harmonia axyridis chromosome 1, icHarAxyr1.1, whole genome shotgun sequence DNA includes these proteins:
- the LOC123671328 gene encoding (Lyso)-N-acylphosphatidylethanolamine lipase-like — MCDILSNSSSLIFVFFSVSICAIFIFNTMDEKQAIFDYRLVEEEKKILSVIPSYKSEFVPIETSFGTDEKIWTISVNTESPKTPIVLLHGFVASVGFWCLNFEALSRDRPLYAIDLLGFGRSSRPHFSTDNLEAEKQMIEAIEAWRKQMKIEKMILLGHSMGAYLSGLYSMDYPERIQHLILADQWGYTDKYEDPPLILRILTLIFYKFNPVGFVRSMGHSWGPYFLQKTRRDIFGKIGDRLNDPSILPTYFYYCNAAKEPTGEKAFFSMVLGVGWAKCPLIKRIHKLDKKISITFLYGSHTWLDSEIGPRVKEMRPDSFVEVHEVENSGHHIYSENADQFNEYVLKACQYADQKDSSLKPQ, encoded by the exons ATGTGCGATATCCTCTCAAATAGTTCcagtttaatttttgttttcttctcaGTCTCTATTTGtgcaatatttattttcaacaccaTGGACGAGAAGCAGGCGATATTTGATTATAGACTAGTTGAAGAggaaaaaaagatattatcTG TCATTCCATCCTATAAGAGTGAATTCGTACCAATAGAAACTAGTTTTGGAACAGATGAAAAAATTTGGACAATATCAGTAAATACAGAATCTCCAAAAACTCCTATTGTATTGCTGCATGGTTTTGTTGCATCCGTTGGGTTCTGGTGTTTGAATTTCGAGGCTCTCTCTCGAGACAGACCCCTATATGCCATCGATCTCCTCG GATTTGGTCGTTCTTCCAGACCTCATTTTAGCACTGACAACTTGGAGGCTGAGAAGCAAATGATTGAGGCCATCGAAGCATggagaaaacaaatgaaaatagaaaaaatgataCTATTGGGACACAGTATGGGAGCATATTTATCAGGTCTTTATTCCATGGACTATCCAGAAAGAATTCAGCACTTAATTCTGGCAGACCAATGGGGCTATACGGATAAATATGAGGACCCACCACTCATTCTGAGAATTCTCACACTCatattttataaattcaatCCTGTTGGCTTCGTACGATCGATGGGACATAGTTGGG GTCCATATTTCCTACAAAAAACTAGACGTGATATATTTGGCAAGATAGGGGATAGATTGAATGATCCCTCAATATTACCGACGTATTTCTATTACTGCAATGCTGCAAAGGAGCCCAC TGGCGAAAAGGCATTCTTCAGTATGGTCCTCGGAGTTGGATGGGCAAAATGTCCATTGATCAAAAGAATACACAAACTGGACAAAAAAATTTCCATCACCTTTTTATATGGTTCACATACTTGGCTGGATAGCGAAATAGGTCCTAGAGTAAAAGAAATGAGGCCAGACTCCTTTGTAGAAGTTCAC GAAGTGGAGAATTCAGGTCATCACATTTATTCAGAAAACGCTGATCAATTCAATGAATATGTTTTGAAAGCTTGCCAGTATGCTGACCAGAAAGATAGTTCACTGAAGCCCCAATGA